From the Glycine max cultivar Williams 82 chromosome 11, Glycine_max_v4.0, whole genome shotgun sequence genome, the window GGGTAAAAgtaacctaaaaaaaaaaaaaggaatgttaGCTACAATTTGAGGAAAATACGACACacacattaataataaatttttaaaaaatattcatttaacaataataaataatattaaaattttaccttTAATTTAAAGCATTGAGAGTGAAACTTTGAAGTCCGGCATCACGGGCGGATCCTGATTATAGGGTGCAGGGCAATTGTctcataagattttttttatttgtatatgtgTTATAAGAAAAATGGTACGTTCCCTGgaaaaatagatattatttcgataagatgaattttttaaaaataaatgcaaaaaaatataagaaataaaaatgagagaataaattaatattaattttatttcttttatctctttaattttttttataatattaacaataaaaagatcataattttttttaaagtattaaaatacATCAAAgataattgtaatttgtaaagaCATAactattttggattttttttagcatgatacgtattttgtgataattaatgataatattataaGTTATTTCTTGTCTCCATTAACAAAAATTTCGGGATCTGCCATTCGCATCTTGTGTTGACATTggttttggaattttttaaaattttttgtgtgttatgcagaaaaataaaactttaatgaaaatgaaattaatctgtgtgctaaaacaaaaattacaaaatgagaCTTTTGTACAACCCTACAGGCATCAATGGGTGAAACTGTATTACGTTACTCATTTTACTTTCTGTGAAGGATATGTAAAATTAAGAAATGTGTGTATATCATTGATATTTACAAATTAACTCAACTCATGCTTTCttagtttcattttcatttattttttctggaCTAATTATCGGTTTGCGTGCTATATATTTATTGACGTGACAGTCATAACAATGACTATGTGACAACCTGCATATCTTATCATGGATCTCAACTCACTGAtccaacaaattttgagccttGATTAGCAGAAAGTAAAAGTAAACCTTAAATTCTCAAAATGATAGACGTGCTAAAATGTTCCAAAAAGAGGCGTATGATCTAAACGAAGAATACCCAAGAACCCATAGTTTGACCAGAAGTTTGTGAGTGAAGACAGGGATCAGCCGCATTCAAAAGTCACCAACTGACtcggaaagaaagaaaatgggaCATTTTCACACGTGCTCCTATTGACCCGGGTATGAAGCGTGTATGGTGCCCCtatatatctaaaattttgccaACATTGCTCTTCTCATCTTCaaactttataaaattaatctctcTCTTCAATCTTCATCGTCTCCATCAGTCTTCTAATTTTCCAGTCAAGGTAGCCGATGCTCTCAATCTCCTTTCCATCCTCTAATACCTGtgtttgtgttttcttcaattATCATGTCCCAGTCTCTTCATTAATCATGATCTCCTCAACCCAAAGTTAACAAATACTTGAAGCTTTCAAATAACTGAAATAAGTAGTACTAATAATTTCAGTGctctagtttatttttttggccATTTTATCGATTAAAGTTCAATTTACTAGTCCTCTCATGCATATGCACATCGTTTTTAGTTCCCCATTTAACAATTTGGAAATCTCGTTTCTCAATCCCTCAATTAACTGATGTCTTGCTTGACTCTCTTTCAGTGCCCTACACTACATCACATCAAATTAGTAGTAATATTCAAGAAAGATGATGGAAATTGCGAACCACTACTACTTGCCTGAACTTGTAAGCATGCATACTGATCAGAAGATTTGAAGCAAAAAACTAGATATATAAACCGAGAAATTAACATTAATCTGATTTTTTTAACAGGGAATTGAGGATCCAACCTTGTTTGATCAATACCCGATGGATTCATTTGCATGTCCACTCGATGACTTTGACTTCGAGTCTTTCTCCGGGTCCCCAGAGAGCAACTCCTCTTATCAGTTCAACTCCGAAAGCACACCAAATTGTTTCCCTGCTGAAAGTCCTGATCAGTCTTTTGTCCCTGCAAGACCAACCAAGAGGCTCAAGACATTCAATACCTCCAACACTTGTGCCAGTGACATAATTTCCCACAAGGTTTCTGCCTCTTCATCCTCCCAAGTTATTTCCTTTGACCACTTCAATGCCCCATCAGATGCTTCTTCCCTGCAATTTCATCGAAACCTGGACTTCGATGTGAAGCCGAAAATCGAGAAAGCGTCTAGTGGGAACATGGATTTTGCAGCTTTCGTTTCTCACGGTTCGTATGTGGACAAAACATTCCTAAGTTCTGATACGAATCAGGTTGGAATAACCTCTAGGAACCCAATCCAAGCTCAAGAGCACGTAATAGCTGAAAGAAAACGGAGGGAAAAGCTCAGCCAGAGGTTCATTGCTCTTTCCGCCATCCTCCCTGGCCTCAAGAAGGTACTGATCTCACGTTAATAATTTCTCTGTTAATCTCAATTCTCATGCATGATGCACCTCagttacaatttatttatttatatatatgatcagCACTCACGATTGAAAACTTAACCTATGTTCAATAAACTATAACTAAATGTGTAACTAAGTTATATATATGGTTGCATGCACAGATGGATAAGGCTTCTGTTTTGGGAGATGCTATAAAGTATGTGAAACAACTACAAGAACGTGTGCAAACTCTGGAGGAGCAAGCAGCGAAGAGAACAGCAGGGTCGAGAGTGCTGGTGAAAAGATCTATTCTCTTTGCTGATGATGAAAATTCTGACAGCCACTGCGAGCATTCACTCCCAGAAATCGAAGTCAGAGTTTCTGGGAAAGACGTACTCATCAGAACTCAATGCGACAAACACAGTGGACATGCTGCAATGATACTCAGCGAGTTAGAAAAGCTTCACTTCATTGTCCAGAGTAGCAGCTTTTTGCCCTTCGGCAATAACAATACTGATGTAACTATTATTGCTCAGGTAAACGATTATTAACAATTCTCATGCATGTATGTAgttattagttaattatatttaatttgattgccGAATTTCTTTTCTCTGCTACTTAATTTCTCACCAACATAGTATTTGCTTTTTGTTACAGATGAACAAGGAAAACTGCATGACAGCAAAGGATCTCCTAGGAAGGCTACGACAGGCGTTGAAGCAGTTCATTTGATCACATAATAACTAGTTCAAGGAATTTAAGCCAGTGATGGTTGTGATTAGATTAGAGGAATAAGTTTGGtcaataatgatttttatcgcagtgctttatttttcctttttcgtCCATGATGTGGATTCTGGAGTTACATATCAAGGGCCTGCGAGTATCTGTTTGCATAGGACTTACATGGATTTGTTCATTCTGCTGTGAGGTGTGGGGAGTTTCAACAGAAACAACACATGATGCCaaagtgttttattttttctgttgcTTTTTTGCGTAGTTGATTGGTCGGCTACGTTACCCTACACCAGAATAGCATTTTCAAATCTCAGTAGTTCTTTTTCCCCTCATCAAAGAGGGCTTTTTGAGAGGCTTTGACTTAAAGATCACCTCTTTCTTCTCTGTTTCCATGTTGTGAAAAAGGTTCCGGTTTGATAGATGCTAAATAGTGGGCattcatttaaatttgtttctcaTGTCGTTTTATGTTCTGTTACTTCTGTATACAATCATTCTGGTTATAATAGCGACAAGTTgatgtcttttttttcttttttaaaatatattttgtacgGTTTGGTTgcatatctttttgtttgggtcaaggtatatatatatcttgCTTCGAATATTCATTCATGTAAAATGATGGGTGTGTACCCAAATGCACATTttagaaagattaaaaaagagAAGCATGTACATGTCGGTCTAGCGGTAAAAGGTTTAAATAGTCTgtataaagtataaatttttaattttattattgttagtgtacatgaaaaagataagtataaacataatagataatataatgtaataaaaagaaataataataataataataataaatgttaattatgtGTATGAATTGGAGAAATATttagatattattattaatagtgtaaattatacaatagtcttttcttttttatttctacacttattcttatatattatactatttttcttaattgtttaaaaaatattacatctaAGATTACTTCATATTGTTGTAAAtgctagaaaaaataaatatgcaatctAAAAATACTTCAGAAATCTCAGTTTAATTTAGacttactaatatattttttctacaaactcttactaatattatttgagtaatgattttttaacatttaatttttttaacactgaTAATAGCTTTTAAAGtagtttttaactaattaaatagtTAAGTTTGGTGCATGCTGTCGTAGGCAAATTGGCGGATCATGGGTCCATCTGAGATAAATATGACAATTGCAATTTAATACAAGAAACGACTTGGTCCCATCAGAGATTATGCAATCTCCTTGCTAATCTGGTAATCATTTAAATATACACGTACCTTTCTTCCTTCTAGAGCAACGCttaactattttatattattgttagttCGATCATAATACTtcacattattatattattacagTTTATTCAAATCAATTTACAAATTCTTTGCCTTTTGAAACCatgaccaattaaaaaaatagacaagaATGCAAATTTTATGTCCACCTGGTTACTGATTGATTTTAATGATTACAGgatgttgatatatatatatatatatatatatatatatatatatatatatatatatatatatatatatatatatgtgtgtgtgtgcgcgcgCATTAAAGTTGAACAGTTTGGCGGTTCGCTGTTCTAGTCATACCAAACAACAAACTGTAGTAGCTGGGCTGGGTCTCATTTAGTGGGGCGGGCTCGCAAAAAGGAGGGGTGAATCAACCCCAGTATCTGGCTCTTAAAATATTCAAGCCCTTTCCACTCCAACCAACACAttattatttgtcatttttgAACTTAATTATCAAATGAGAAATGTGTT encodes:
- the LOC100791810 gene encoding transcription factor bHLH25; the protein is MMEIANHYYLPELGIEDPTLFDQYPMDSFACPLDDFDFESFSGSPESNSSYQFNSESTPNCFPAESPDQSFVPARPTKRLKTFNTSNTCASDIISHKVSASSSSQVISFDHFNAPSDASSLQFHRNLDFDVKPKIEKASSGNMDFAAFVSHGSYVDKTFLSSDTNQVGITSRNPIQAQEHVIAERKRREKLSQRFIALSAILPGLKKMDKASVLGDAIKYVKQLQERVQTLEEQAAKRTAGSRVLVKRSILFADDENSDSHCEHSLPEIEVRVSGKDVLIRTQCDKHSGHAAMILSELEKLHFIVQSSSFLPFGNNNTDVTIIAQMNKENCMTAKDLLGRLRQALKQFI